The Candidatus Zixiibacteriota bacterium region ATGTTAAAATAAGTAAAAATTTGAGAAAAGGTTTGACATTGTACATAGCAGGTCGGGTTCCGACCAACGGGAGAAACCCGACACTTTATCGGCAAAATCGCCATTGCATGTGTCATCAGGAACCCTTACCTAACGATATAAAAAATCCATCACCTTCTCTCATGTTTTTTTGTTTATTCACATAATGATTAGAACGGGCTTTAAAGATTACCTCGAACACATAAATCTTTTCTCGCGTAATGCCAAATTCTATTTAGGCGGTACCTTTTTTATGGGTTATGCCACCACGATTCTCTGGATGCTTTATAACTTGTATCTCAAAGAACTTGGCTTTTCCGAGGGCGCAATGGGTGAAATCTTGTTTTTTCAAGGTTTGGGGACAGTGATTGTAGCCTTGCCGGCCGCAATAGCTGTTGATTATATCCGCTTGAAAAAAGTTATGATTGCCGCCAGTGTGATTAACTCATTAGCGTTCATATTGATGACATTCGTTACAAATTTGAATATCCTTTACTTAGTGGCGATGTTTGCCGGCGCTGGCTGGACAATTCATTTCATTGTCGCATCCCCGTTTTTTATGCGCAACTCCTCAAAGAAAGAACGCACTTTTTTATTTAGCATTAACTATGCATTAAGCTTTGCCGCAGGTTTTATAGGCGCTCTAATTGGCGGCTATATACCAAGGATTTTAACGCATTGGGGAATATCGTTAATCACTGGTTATCGCGTCAGTCTCCTGATGGGGGCAGTATTTGCGCTTTCATCGGTATTTTTCTATATGCGTTTAGCAGCTAAAACGCCAATAAAAACCGGTAAAATCGATTGG contains the following coding sequences:
- a CDS encoding MFS transporter gives rise to the protein MIRTGFKDYLEHINLFSRNAKFYLGGTFFMGYATTILWMLYNLYLKELGFSEGAMGEILFFQGLGTVIVALPAAIAVDYIRLKKVMIAASVINSLAFILMTFVTNLNILYLVAMFAGAGWTIHFIVASPFFMRNSSKKERTFLFSINYALSFAAGFIGALIGGYIPRILTHWGISLITGYRVSLLMGAVFALSSVFFYMRLAAKTPIKTGKIDWLNYLKTRDWKTTSKLCFPMMLIGLGAGLVIPFLNIYFSNRFDLDSANIGKIFSVGRIFTIIGFLIGPVVAKKIGLVKTVVSSQLLSIPFFLILAFTSHLALATSAFWFRGVLMLMAWPLFNNFAMEKVAPEHHAGTNSLLSLSWNISWMFSAFIGGKVIEHYGFVPVMLSTIAFYMANSIAIMVFFRKDCKIGKAELQ